In Ruminiclostridium papyrosolvens DSM 2782, the following proteins share a genomic window:
- a CDS encoding TatD family hydrolase — translation MIFDTHAHYDDDKFDEDRDSLLKELHSNGIEYILNASADINSLDASIELSGKYDFVYAALGIHPHYAEEITEDILEKIKILAQNSKVVAIGEIGLDYYYDNSPRDIQRYWFERQIELAKELQLPIIIHDRDAHEDTVNIIKKTDAKQVGGIFHCFSGSREMALDMLKHNLYIAVGGAVTFKNSRKIKEVVEAVPLDKLVVETDCPYLTPEPYRGKRNNSGYLVHILEKIAEIKGVSMNEVAEATLINAKKVFKII, via the coding sequence TAAATTTGATGAGGACAGAGACAGTCTTCTAAAGGAGCTTCACAGTAACGGAATAGAGTATATCCTAAATGCTTCTGCCGATATTAACTCTCTTGATGCTTCTATTGAGCTTTCCGGCAAATATGATTTTGTATACGCTGCTTTGGGCATACATCCCCATTATGCGGAAGAGATTACTGAGGATATACTTGAAAAGATAAAAATTTTAGCCCAAAACAGCAAAGTTGTTGCAATCGGTGAAATTGGACTGGACTACTATTACGATAATTCACCAAGGGATATCCAAAGGTATTGGTTCGAGAGACAGATTGAACTGGCAAAGGAGCTTCAACTGCCTATAATAATTCATGACAGAGATGCACACGAAGATACTGTAAACATTATAAAAAAAACAGATGCAAAGCAGGTCGGGGGCATATTCCATTGTTTTTCCGGAAGCAGAGAAATGGCGCTGGATATGCTAAAACACAATTTGTATATTGCAGTTGGCGGAGCGGTAACCTTTAAGAATTCCAGAAAAATAAAAGAGGTTGTCGAAGCGGTTCCACTGGACAAGCTTGTGGTTGAAACAGACTGCCCGTACCTTACACCGGAACCTTACAGAGGAAAACGCAATAATTCAGGGTATTTGGTTCATATATTAGAAAAAATTGCTGAAATTAAAGGTGTAAGCATGAATGAAGTGGCTGAGGCTACACTCATCAATGCAAAAAAAGTTTTCAAAATAATATAG
- a CDS encoding 3D domain-containing protein, whose protein sequence is MIPIAKNIKRYFSKLKFRTLDVAIICIVVVISVTAGFAVFNGLNRHVVINDNGHTIAIKTMKVTVKEVLEQTGIKVDKADYVSMPFDAKLTKVHENVINIKRAVPVTIKVDGKELGVKTYKDTVSDVLKDNNISVNSSDRFVGSQIGDKIVSNMNISIVRVEEKTITETSPIPFKTITKDSNRLDKGVRNTVRQGKEGVREKLYKVVFEDGKQTAKQLVKDIVSKNPLNCIVEVGTVLNYETSRGETFRFSKVMDMRATSYTASFADTGKRPGEPGFGMTATGARVRKGIIAVDPRVIPLGTRVYIEVPGKAADYGYAVAADTGGAIKGNKIDVYLESDGQVDSWGVRKVKVYILK, encoded by the coding sequence ATGATACCGATTGCGAAGAATATTAAAAGGTATTTTTCTAAACTAAAATTCAGAACATTGGATGTTGCAATAATATGTATTGTCGTTGTTATATCCGTTACAGCGGGGTTCGCAGTATTTAACGGACTCAATAGGCACGTTGTAATCAACGATAATGGGCATACCATTGCAATCAAGACAATGAAAGTAACAGTGAAAGAGGTACTGGAGCAGACAGGCATCAAAGTTGACAAAGCTGACTACGTTAGTATGCCGTTTGACGCGAAGCTCACAAAGGTTCATGAGAATGTTATAAATATAAAAAGAGCAGTACCTGTTACAATCAAGGTTGATGGAAAAGAGTTGGGCGTAAAAACATATAAGGATACGGTAAGTGATGTTTTAAAAGATAATAATATAAGTGTAAATTCCAGTGACAGATTTGTAGGGTCTCAAATAGGAGACAAAATCGTATCAAATATGAATATCTCAATTGTCCGTGTAGAGGAGAAAACTATCACGGAGACTTCGCCTATTCCATTTAAAACCATTACAAAAGATAGCAACAGATTAGATAAGGGAGTGCGAAATACAGTCAGACAAGGAAAAGAAGGCGTCAGAGAAAAACTATACAAGGTAGTTTTTGAAGATGGAAAGCAGACCGCTAAACAACTTGTAAAGGATATTGTATCTAAAAATCCTTTAAATTGTATTGTTGAAGTCGGTACGGTTTTAAACTACGAGACATCCAGAGGTGAGACATTTAGATTTTCAAAGGTGATGGATATGAGGGCAACCTCATACACAGCTTCTTTTGCGGACACAGGTAAAAGGCCCGGAGAACCGGGGTTTGGTATGACAGCTACAGGAGCGAGAGTAAGAAAGGGTATAATAGCAGTTGACCCCAGAGTAATACCCTTGGGAACAAGAGTATATATAGAAGTTCCCGGGAAGGCAGCCGATTATGGATATGCGGTTGCGGCAGATACAGGAGGAGCAATAAAAGGCAACAAAATTGATGTATATCTGGAATCAGACGGACAAGTTGATTCCTGGGGTGTAAGAAAAGTAAAAGTTTATATACTGAAATAG
- the rsmA gene encoding 16S rRNA (adenine(1518)-N(6)/adenine(1519)-N(6))-dimethyltransferase RsmA, producing MIKNNTSEIIKKHGLKLTKALGQNFLTDFGVVQRIVDASDIDKDTLAIEIGPGVGSMTRELAERSAGVAAIEIDKRLIPALNDNLSDYSNVSIINEDIMKADIDAIIKKYKELYNAKSVKVVANLPYYITTPIIMRFLEEVKGVDKMVFMVQKEVAERMVSGPGTKDYGALSVAVQFYSNPKIVFDVPPHCFIPQPEVHSTIIGLDILSEPPVEVADKNLYFKIVKASFGQRRKTLVNALSNSGFFNKNKEQIKQIIAEMGLNENIRGEVLTVAQFAQLTNLIIK from the coding sequence ATGATTAAAAACAATACGTCTGAGATAATAAAAAAGCACGGGTTAAAGCTTACAAAGGCCTTGGGCCAGAACTTTCTCACCGACTTTGGTGTAGTGCAAAGGATAGTTGACGCATCCGATATAGATAAAGATACTCTTGCAATAGAAATAGGGCCGGGTGTGGGAAGTATGACCCGGGAATTGGCGGAAAGGTCTGCCGGAGTTGCTGCAATAGAGATAGACAAAAGGCTCATTCCTGCCTTGAACGATAATTTAAGTGACTATTCAAACGTTAGTATAATCAACGAAGATATAATGAAAGCGGATATTGATGCAATTATAAAGAAGTACAAGGAATTATATAATGCAAAAAGCGTAAAGGTTGTTGCAAACCTTCCATATTACATTACTACGCCAATAATTATGCGTTTTCTGGAAGAAGTAAAAGGTGTTGACAAGATGGTTTTCATGGTGCAGAAGGAGGTTGCCGAAAGAATGGTTTCAGGCCCCGGTACCAAGGACTACGGAGCGCTTTCGGTAGCAGTACAGTTTTATTCAAACCCCAAAATAGTATTTGATGTTCCTCCACATTGTTTTATTCCTCAACCGGAGGTACATTCAACGATAATAGGGTTAGATATATTAAGCGAGCCTCCTGTGGAAGTCGCTGACAAAAACCTTTACTTCAAAATTGTAAAAGCCTCCTTCGGGCAAAGAAGGAAGACCCTTGTAAATGCACTGTCAAATTCAGGATTTTTTAATAAAAACAAAGAGCAGATTAAACAGATAATTGCCGAAATGGGGTTAAATGAAAATATCAGAGGAGAAGTTTTAACGGTTGCACAATTTGCACAGCTTACAAATCTGATTATAAAATAA
- a CDS encoding bacteriohemerythrin, giving the protein MAIKWRDSLAIGITEIDDQHKKLFEAIDKLFTACIQGKGKEEVTNTIKFLEDYTIVHFTDEQEMHKKYNYPERDAHRKIHDNFLKSFEKLKEQFENEGASPLFISTINKQVVDWLIQHIGKADKAFAAFVKG; this is encoded by the coding sequence ATGGCTATAAAATGGAGAGACAGCCTTGCTATTGGAATAACTGAAATAGATGATCAGCACAAAAAACTTTTTGAAGCTATTGATAAACTATTCACAGCATGTATACAGGGAAAAGGAAAAGAGGAAGTAACCAATACCATTAAGTTTCTTGAGGATTATACAATAGTTCATTTTACTGATGAGCAGGAGATGCACAAAAAGTACAACTATCCTGAGAGAGATGCCCACAGAAAGATACATGATAACTTTCTTAAAAGCTTTGAAAAACTAAAGGAACAGTTTGAAAATGAGGGAGCTAGTCCGCTTTTTATTTCGACAATAAACAAGCAGGTAGTAGATTGGCTTATACAACATATTGGTAAGGCTGATAAGGCTTTTGCAGCGTTCGTAAAAGGTTAA
- the zapA gene encoding cell division protein ZapA has protein sequence MTAKNKVVIRIAGKDYTLVGSEPDEYIQRVGLYIDKKMNEIMLRNSSFSTSLAAVLTAINVGDDYFKSRGREISLEKEKDELVSEMEKLKSEVEQLREQNQELTVKNTSLQLELAKREAELGEVRNSISRDNRVVAQKSLAEYDM, from the coding sequence TTGACTGCAAAAAATAAGGTTGTTATACGTATAGCCGGCAAGGATTATACTCTGGTTGGAAGTGAGCCTGACGAATACATACAAAGGGTTGGCCTCTATATTGACAAGAAGATGAACGAGATAATGCTAAGAAACAGCAGCTTTAGCACGTCTTTGGCTGCGGTGCTTACGGCAATCAACGTAGGAGACGATTATTTCAAGTCCAGAGGCAGAGAAATTTCCCTTGAAAAAGAGAAAGATGAACTCGTCAGCGAAATGGAAAAACTTAAGAGTGAAGTTGAACAACTGAGAGAGCAAAATCAAGAGTTGACCGTCAAAAACACATCTTTGCAGCTTGAATTGGCAAAGAGAGAAGCTGAACTTGGAGAGGTCAGAAACTCCATAAGCAGGGATAACCGGGTAGTCGCTCAGAAAAGCCTTGCAGAATATGACATGTAA
- a CDS encoding peptidase, with translation MKVIFIFLDGVGIGEKDRKANPVYATQKQVLARLIDNARFQADASMGVEGLPQSATGQTAIFTGVNAPKVLNRHLSGQPTISLKKVIYKSNIFSELVKMGYEVTSSNVYRDEYLENMLNVKDRKHRPSVTSVMSMAAGIEFRTVDEFINENGVYHDITGETLKESGYEVDTVTPKRAAQNLYRLSRNYDFILYEHFLTDIQGHKADFDEAVDLIDRLDNFFEELMKQMNFEEDVLIMTSDHGNIEDVSIHTHTMNKVPVVVLGKKAENIKTEVHSLTDIMPFVLEVFSKNG, from the coding sequence ATGAAAGTAATTTTTATATTTTTAGACGGTGTGGGAATAGGTGAAAAAGATAGGAAGGCAAATCCAGTGTATGCTACACAAAAGCAGGTGCTTGCCCGACTTATAGATAATGCCAGATTTCAGGCTGATGCTTCAATGGGTGTGGAAGGTCTTCCTCAAAGCGCTACCGGGCAGACCGCCATATTTACAGGAGTAAATGCACCTAAGGTACTCAACAGACATTTAAGCGGACAACCCACCATTTCTCTTAAAAAGGTTATATATAAATCAAATATATTCAGCGAACTTGTAAAAATGGGTTATGAAGTTACCAGTTCAAACGTTTACCGGGATGAATATCTGGAAAACATGCTAAACGTAAAAGACAGGAAGCACAGGCCTTCAGTAACCTCTGTCATGAGCATGGCAGCCGGTATTGAATTTCGGACAGTGGATGAATTTATAAATGAAAACGGAGTATATCATGATATTACTGGAGAGACACTAAAGGAGTCAGGCTACGAGGTTGATACCGTCACACCCAAGAGGGCAGCACAAAACCTGTACAGACTTAGCAGAAATTATGATTTTATTTTATATGAGCATTTTTTGACAGACATACAAGGCCATAAAGCAGATTTTGATGAAGCGGTAGATTTAATAGACAGGCTGGACAACTTTTTTGAGGAGCTAATGAAACAGATGAACTTTGAAGAGGATGTTTTAATTATGACCAGCGACCATGGTAATATTGAGGACGTGAGTATTCATACTCATACCATGAACAAGGTACCTGTGGTAGTATTGGGCAAAAAAGCGGAAAATATAAAGACAGAAGTTCATTCACTGACAGATATTATGCCCTTTGTCCTTGAAGTGTTTTCAAAAAACGGATAG
- a CDS encoding U32 family peptidase, with amino-acid sequence MAKKIELLAPAGTYDAFLAAIENGADAVYLGGKLLNARQFAGNFDEEQLEKALDYAHTRDASIFLTMNTLVLDSEMQEAVEYAAKAYEMGVDAFIVQDMGLAANLKKLIPEITLHASTQMTIYSMEGIKALEALGFDRIVLARELNLEEIKRICGQTSLEIEAFVHGALCICVSGQCYMSSMIGGRSGNRGKCAQPCRMPYSIKKDGSDLGSGYLISPKDICYIDHLYELVDGGVTSLKIEGRMKSPEYVASVVGTYRKYLDLVYETKDITDSKIGRHKASQEDRHKLLQSFNRGGFSKGYLLGKTGPEMMAYEKPKNWGTPLGSVVLQDKSANSVLLTLENTLGMGDGIEIWSGSKFQESPGGIITKIVKDKRLVRKAQKGDTVWVSVIKGNVQKGSRVYKTSDKEMLEQAAATYSKGNRKSIIRANFTMKYGQVPVLNLQDAYGNSVSASGEQFPQKAVNKPLTKERILEQLKKMGSTPFDIADINLDIDEDAVIPISELNNIRRSAAEQLEQKRILSFKKEAANFDKRTFNLNSYFPGNVKKINRDKKISAIFYDYPYGMDFKDLDVDRVYLPFTEIMGNEGLKSIHQTEKEVYAYIPAVIRGNYTDILKKNLQKVSEFVDGFLAGSPAAYEIIREKLGNKVPVIGDFTINIINSYSLNKLKELGFTGGTISCELNMPQITQMKYPENFDTELVVYGKVPVMTSEYCPVGGSVGKCEPRKCGNLCKNGVYKLSDRKGAEFLVKSDCIDCRSTIFNSNVLFAPELSEQISKTGIEHIRLSFVDETEKDIRDICSLYGSLLGHDKITPYMEKLIERIKASGFTRGHFQKGV; translated from the coding sequence TTGGCTAAAAAAATAGAACTATTGGCACCGGCAGGGACATATGATGCCTTCTTGGCTGCAATAGAAAATGGGGCAGATGCAGTTTACCTTGGAGGTAAATTGCTTAATGCCAGACAGTTTGCAGGAAATTTTGATGAGGAACAGTTGGAAAAGGCATTGGACTACGCTCACACCAGAGATGCCAGTATTTTTTTAACTATGAATACTCTGGTTTTGGATTCGGAAATGCAGGAGGCTGTAGAATATGCCGCAAAGGCATACGAAATGGGGGTAGATGCCTTTATAGTACAGGATATGGGCCTTGCTGCAAACTTGAAAAAACTGATACCCGAAATTACACTACATGCCAGTACACAAATGACAATATACAGCATGGAAGGTATAAAAGCTCTTGAAGCACTGGGGTTTGACAGAATAGTACTTGCAAGAGAGCTGAATCTGGAAGAAATAAAAAGAATTTGCGGACAAACCTCTCTTGAAATTGAAGCTTTTGTTCACGGTGCTTTGTGTATATGTGTTTCAGGACAATGCTATATGAGCAGTATGATAGGAGGAAGAAGCGGTAACAGGGGGAAATGCGCCCAACCCTGCAGAATGCCGTATTCCATAAAGAAGGATGGCAGTGACTTAGGCAGCGGATATCTTATCAGCCCAAAAGACATCTGCTATATAGACCATTTATATGAACTTGTTGACGGAGGAGTAACTTCACTAAAGATAGAGGGACGAATGAAAAGTCCTGAATATGTGGCTTCTGTAGTTGGTACCTACAGGAAATATCTTGACTTGGTTTATGAGACAAAAGATATTACCGACAGCAAAATAGGTAGACATAAAGCATCTCAGGAAGATAGACACAAGCTGCTCCAAAGCTTTAATAGGGGTGGGTTTTCTAAAGGTTACCTTTTGGGCAAAACAGGGCCGGAAATGATGGCATACGAAAAACCAAAAAACTGGGGAACACCTTTAGGAAGTGTGGTTTTACAGGACAAAAGCGCAAATTCCGTTCTATTAACGCTTGAAAATACTCTTGGGATGGGTGACGGCATTGAAATATGGTCAGGCAGTAAGTTTCAGGAAAGTCCGGGAGGTATAATAACAAAAATAGTAAAGGACAAGAGATTGGTCAGGAAGGCCCAAAAGGGTGATACTGTTTGGGTATCAGTTATAAAGGGAAATGTTCAGAAAGGAAGCAGGGTCTACAAAACTTCCGACAAGGAAATGTTGGAGCAGGCTGCTGCAACCTATTCAAAAGGTAACAGAAAATCCATCATAAGAGCAAACTTTACCATGAAATACGGACAAGTGCCTGTATTAAACTTACAGGATGCTTATGGAAACAGTGTTTCGGCATCGGGTGAGCAATTCCCTCAAAAGGCTGTAAACAAGCCCTTGACAAAGGAACGTATCCTTGAGCAATTGAAAAAAATGGGGTCAACGCCTTTTGATATAGCTGATATTAACCTTGACATTGATGAGGATGCCGTTATTCCTATAAGTGAGCTTAACAATATAAGAAGAAGTGCAGCTGAACAACTGGAGCAAAAAAGAATATTATCCTTTAAAAAGGAAGCAGCTAACTTTGATAAAAGAACATTTAATTTAAATTCATATTTCCCGGGAAATGTTAAAAAGATAAATAGAGATAAAAAAATATCTGCAATCTTTTATGATTACCCTTATGGAATGGACTTTAAAGACTTGGACGTTGACAGAGTATATCTGCCCTTTACGGAAATAATGGGAAATGAGGGACTAAAAAGTATTCACCAGACGGAGAAGGAAGTATATGCGTATATACCTGCTGTTATAAGGGGCAATTACACGGACATACTCAAAAAAAACCTGCAAAAGGTTTCTGAATTCGTTGACGGATTTTTGGCAGGGAGCCCTGCTGCTTATGAAATAATACGGGAAAAGTTGGGTAATAAGGTGCCGGTAATCGGTGACTTTACAATAAATATAATAAACAGTTATTCTTTGAATAAGTTAAAAGAGCTGGGATTCACCGGAGGGACAATCTCCTGTGAACTTAATATGCCTCAGATAACCCAAATGAAATATCCGGAGAATTTTGATACTGAACTTGTGGTATATGGTAAAGTCCCTGTTATGACCAGTGAGTATTGCCCTGTAGGTGGAAGCGTGGGCAAATGTGAACCCCGTAAGTGCGGTAATCTGTGTAAAAACGGTGTTTATAAGCTTAGTGACAGAAAGGGTGCGGAATTCCTCGTTAAAAGCGACTGTATTGACTGCCGTAGTACAATATTCAATTCAAATGTACTTTTTGCACCCGAGCTTTCAGAGCAGATAAGCAAAACGGGGATTGAGCATATAAGGCTTAGTTTTGTTGATGAAACTGAAAAGGACATACGCGACATATGCTCCTTATATGGAAGTTTGCTTGGACATGATAAAATAACACCGTATATGGAAAAACTGATTGAGAGGATTAAAGCTTCAGGCTTCACAAGAGGGCATTTCCAAAAGGGAGTATGA
- the dut gene encoding dUTP diphosphatase, which produces MSVEIFIELCREDAVLPKYANPGDAGMDVYAAESAVIAPGETVVVPTGLKLAIPEGYEIQVRPRSGISFKTPLRVPNSPGTIDSGYRDEFGIIISNSSDMEVPDNSESPFTLDEKENRKGTYIIRKGDRIAQIVLQVVPKMEFTIVDSVREIGSNRGGGFGSTGITK; this is translated from the coding sequence ATGTCTGTTGAGATATTTATAGAATTGTGCAGAGAAGATGCAGTTTTACCCAAATACGCCAATCCGGGGGATGCGGGAATGGATGTTTATGCAGCGGAGAGTGCCGTAATTGCACCCGGGGAGACGGTTGTCGTACCTACAGGATTAAAACTGGCAATACCGGAGGGCTACGAAATTCAGGTCAGACCCCGGAGCGGAATATCCTTTAAAACACCTTTGAGAGTCCCAAATTCACCGGGGACCATTGACAGCGGATATAGAGATGAGTTTGGTATAATTATTTCCAACAGTTCGGATATGGAGGTTCCCGACAACAGTGAGTCCCCCTTTACGTTGGATGAAAAAGAAAATCGTAAGGGAACATATATTATAAGAAAAGGCGATAGAATTGCCCAGATAGTTTTACAGGTTGTACCCAAAATGGAATTTACAATTGTTGATTCTGTCAGGGAAATAGGCAGTAACAGAGGCGGAGGCTTCGGCTCAACAGGAATTACAAAGTAA
- the hflX gene encoding GTPase HflX has protein sequence MEDLYDKKYGSRDLVPEELAVTISRISAEINREISVLISRRGVIADISIGDSGTVTLPQVDARRGTTRLSAIRCIHTHPSGGGMLSQVDVSTLQKLRLDTMVAIGVADGQPSEIYTGCLNHEEGVDIYGPFSVGDTRLGYIYRIIEELDATAKSEIYENEEEAETAILVGLETSQSRLENITSKDAQESLEELEELAKTAGAVVVDKVLQKKQTEDSAYYIGKGKIEELSLMCQASDVQLLIFDDELSGAQIRNIEEMVKVRVIDRTTLILDIFAQRAVSREGKLQVELAQLKYKLPRLMGMGTQLSRLGGGIGTRGPGEKKLEVDRRHIRRRITGLEQELKQLEKRREFLRSNRTSNNTPVIAIVGYTNAGKSTLLNRMCGSEVLVEDKLFATLDPSARQLTMSDGREAILVDTVGFIRKLPHDLIEAFKSTLEEAVHADMLLHVVDASNENVSMQISVVEKLLEELGASTKNTILVLNKQDLIKDGRRISTVGYSSVCEISASTGFGIEQLLEKITEGFMHQLKEVNLLVPYNDGWVMPYIYKNGQLLEQEYEESGVKVKALVKIEKVGKLKDFIVV, from the coding sequence TTGGAGGATTTATATGATAAAAAGTACGGTTCAAGAGACTTGGTTCCGGAGGAACTTGCCGTCACTATTTCCAGAATATCAGCGGAAATAAATCGGGAAATATCTGTTCTCATCAGCAGAAGGGGAGTAATAGCAGACATAAGCATTGGAGACAGCGGAACTGTTACTTTGCCACAGGTAGACGCAAGACGGGGAACGACAAGACTGTCCGCAATAAGATGTATTCATACCCATCCCAGCGGAGGAGGAATGTTGTCTCAGGTAGACGTAAGCACTCTTCAGAAGCTGAGACTGGATACTATGGTAGCCATAGGGGTTGCAGACGGACAGCCTTCTGAGATTTATACAGGGTGTCTTAACCATGAGGAGGGCGTAGATATTTATGGGCCATTTAGCGTTGGGGATACCCGTCTTGGCTACATCTACAGAATAATAGAGGAACTGGACGCTACTGCAAAGAGCGAAATATATGAAAATGAAGAAGAAGCGGAGACTGCAATACTGGTAGGCTTGGAAACTTCCCAGAGCAGACTGGAAAACATAACCTCAAAGGATGCCCAGGAGTCTCTGGAGGAGCTTGAGGAACTGGCAAAAACAGCGGGGGCGGTAGTTGTAGACAAGGTATTGCAGAAAAAGCAAACTGAGGACTCTGCCTATTACATCGGAAAAGGCAAAATAGAAGAGCTTTCTTTGATGTGTCAGGCCAGTGATGTTCAACTGCTGATATTTGATGATGAGCTTTCAGGGGCTCAGATAAGAAATATAGAGGAAATGGTAAAGGTAAGAGTAATTGACAGAACAACCCTTATACTTGATATATTTGCCCAAAGAGCTGTTTCAAGAGAAGGTAAGCTTCAGGTAGAACTTGCACAGCTTAAATACAAACTTCCGCGACTAATGGGTATGGGAACTCAGCTTTCAAGGCTTGGAGGAGGTATAGGAACCCGAGGCCCCGGTGAAAAAAAGCTGGAGGTGGACAGAAGGCATATACGCCGGAGAATTACAGGTTTGGAGCAGGAATTGAAGCAGCTTGAGAAGAGAAGAGAGTTTTTGCGCAGCAACAGAACCAGCAATAATACTCCCGTAATAGCAATTGTAGGTTATACAAATGCCGGGAAATCAACGTTATTGAACAGGATGTGCGGTTCTGAGGTGCTTGTTGAAGACAAGCTTTTTGCAACCCTTGACCCATCTGCCAGACAGCTTACAATGAGCGACGGAAGAGAAGCAATACTCGTTGATACGGTTGGGTTTATCAGAAAGCTTCCCCACGACTTGATTGAGGCCTTTAAATCAACACTGGAAGAGGCAGTTCACGCAGATATGCTCTTGCACGTGGTAGATGCTTCAAACGAGAACGTTTCAATGCAAATATCTGTTGTAGAAAAGCTCCTTGAAGAATTGGGGGCTTCAACTAAAAACACCATTCTGGTACTTAACAAGCAGGACTTGATAAAAGACGGCAGGAGAATCAGTACTGTGGGCTATTCGTCAGTTTGTGAAATATCAGCTTCTACCGGATTTGGCATAGAGCAGCTCTTGGAAAAGATAACAGAAGGTTTTATGCATCAACTCAAGGAAGTAAACCTTCTGGTGCCGTATAATGACGGATGGGTAATGCCGTATATATACAAAAACGGGCAGCTGCTTGAACAGGAATATGAGGAAAGCGGGGTAAAGGTAAAAGCTCTGGTGAAGATAGAGAAAGTTGGCAAGCTAAAGGATTTTATTGTTGTATAA
- a CDS encoding NUDIX hydrolase yields the protein MLVRNCAGGVVFSGEKVFLLKNEKDEWVLPKGIIRSGDYPDEVAIKRVKEETGIDAEIILAAGNTNYEFFSVTRQRPVCNKITWYVMKSLNDNFQVNKEDNFSEGEYFSIEEALEKITYSQDRALINLSFAKYKELA from the coding sequence ATGCTTGTTAGGAACTGTGCAGGTGGAGTGGTCTTTTCTGGAGAGAAAGTGTTTCTTTTAAAAAATGAAAAGGATGAATGGGTACTTCCAAAGGGGATTATTAGAAGCGGAGATTATCCCGATGAGGTAGCCATAAAGAGAGTAAAGGAAGAAACGGGAATTGATGCCGAAATTATTTTAGCAGCAGGCAATACCAACTATGAATTTTTCTCTGTAACACGTCAACGTCCGGTTTGTAACAAGATTACCTGGTATGTAATGAAATCCCTTAATGATAATTTTCAAGTTAATAAAGAAGATAATTTCAGTGAAGGCGAATATTTTTCCATTGAAGAGGCTTTGGAGAAGATTACTTACAGTCAGGACAGAGCACTTATAAATTTGTCTTTTGCGAAATATAAAGAGCTGGCTTAA
- a CDS encoding YigZ family protein produces MLAEYKTILNTAEAEFEEKKSRFIANVRPVTCEEEALEFIEAMRSKYWNASHNVYAYSINNGTLIQRYSDDGEPSGTAGVPTLEVIKRMGLQDAVVVVTRYFGGTLLGASGLIRAYSKSASMGLEAAEIVTRKLCYNLNIIIEYTIFGRLQNMLISNNNIIKEIRYEQDVELCVLIEVGNEEKLMKDIVEVSNGRAIQDLAEKTYITLGSDGRLII; encoded by the coding sequence TTGTTAGCTGAATACAAAACGATACTAAATACCGCTGAAGCGGAGTTTGAAGAAAAAAAGTCCAGATTTATTGCCAATGTCCGCCCTGTAACCTGTGAAGAAGAAGCACTGGAGTTTATCGAAGCAATGAGGTCAAAGTACTGGAACGCATCTCATAACGTATATGCCTACAGCATAAACAACGGTACCTTGATACAGAGATACAGTGACGACGGAGAGCCTTCGGGAACAGCCGGTGTGCCTACTCTGGAAGTAATAAAACGTATGGGCTTACAGGACGCTGTGGTGGTAGTAACCCGCTATTTCGGAGGAACACTGCTGGGCGCCTCCGGCCTTATAAGAGCTTACAGCAAGAGTGCCTCCATGGGACTTGAAGCAGCGGAAATAGTTACCCGTAAGCTGTGTTATAACCTGAATATTATTATAGAATACACAATTTTCGGACGTCTTCAGAACATGCTTATTTCAAATAATAATATAATAAAAGAAATCAGATATGAGCAGGATGTGGAGCTTTGTGTTCTTATAGAGGTTGGAAATGAGGAAAAACTTATGAAGGATATTGTAGAGGTTTCCAATGGAAGGGCTATCCAAGACCTTGCTGAAAAAACTTACATTACATTAGGCAGTGATGGAAGGTTGATTATTTAA